One bacterium genomic window, CGTGTCCCGCGAGAAAGAGACACCGGCGCTCAGCGTGCGGTTGCGGCGGTCGAAGTCGCGGGTGAACGAGGCGTTGGCGCCCAGCGAGGTGTAGTCGTGCTCGCCGGAGCCGTAAAGGCCGGCCGAGACCGTGGACAGGCGGCCCAGCGGCAGGGTCGCGCCGCCGCTGACCGCGACGCGCGCGTCGCGGAAGGTGTCGTCCAGGGGCGTCTCGCCGGGCGCGGTCGTGTAGCTGCCGCGACCCGACGGTCGCGTGAAGGTCTGGACCGCGGCGCTCGGCACCGAGCCGCTGGCCGAGGCGCCGGTCAGGGCGTCGTAGACGACCTTGAAGTTGGCGAGCCGGCCGGAGCCGAAGTCGTGCCGCGCCTGCAGGACGGTCTCGAGGGCCGAGACCCGGTTGGGCTCCGTGTAGCCGAGGATCGCGGTCTCGACCTCGGTGGCGTGCGAGGTCGCGACGCCGCCGACGCCCGCCAGCGCGCAGGCCGCCGACAGCGCCCCGCGGATCGAGCGGAAGGTGCGTTCAGTTGCAGCCACAGCCGCCACCCCCGAACCCGGCCCCGCCGGTGGAGGCTTCCTTGCTGAAGTAGATGTGCTCGTCGAGCGCGGCGGTGACCGGGTCGCCGTCCAGCCGCATCGAGCGCTGCGCGAGCAGGTCGCGCTCCCAGGGCTGGACGCCGAGGCTGGCGCAGCCGCCGAGCAGGGACGCCGCCAGCACGAGCCCCGCCGTCAGGGCGGTCCTATTTCTTCGCCGCATCGGGCACCCCTACTACCTGCAGCACTTCGGCCGGCGCCTACTCGGCCAGCAGGGTCGTG contains:
- a CDS encoding DUF4266 domain-containing protein; this encodes MRRRNRTALTAGLVLAASLLGGCASLGVQPWERDLLAQRSMRLDGDPVTAALDEHIYFSKEASTGGAGFGGGGCGCN